From the Cervus elaphus chromosome 20, mCerEla1.1, whole genome shotgun sequence genome, one window contains:
- the LSM10 gene encoding U7 snRNA-associated Sm-like protein LSm10, with the protein MEVSHSVKERTISENSLIILLQGLQGQVTTVDLRDESVAHGRIDNVDAFMNIRLAQVTYTDRWGHQVELDDLFVTGRNVRYVHIPDNVNITATIEQQLQIIHRVRYFGSKGQGRQEFPSKNS; encoded by the coding sequence ATGGAGGTGAGCCACTCGGTGAAGGAGCGGACCATCTCTGAGAACAGCCTGATCATCCTGCTGCAGGGCCTCCAGGGCCAGGTCACCACCGTGGACCTGCGAGATGAGAGCGTGGCCCACGGACGCATAGACAACGTCGATGCTTTCATGAACATCCGCCTGGCCCAGGTCACCTACACAGACCGTTGGGGGCATCAGGTGGAGCTGGACGACCTCTTTGTGACAGGCCGGAACGTCCGTTACGTCCACATCCCCGACAACGTGAACATCACCGCAACCATTGAGCAGCAGCTGCAGATCATCCATCGGGTGCGTTACTTTGGCAGCAAGGGGCAAGGCCGGCAGGAATTTCCCTCCAAAAACTCTTGA